A window of the Phaseolus vulgaris cultivar G19833 chromosome 5, P. vulgaris v2.0, whole genome shotgun sequence genome harbors these coding sequences:
- the LOC137834227 gene encoding uncharacterized protein codes for MDTSRVSVIGRNNIDGTISVFCGNNSTISDIGGNNTDGIISVISGINIYGTISVICGNNPDGTINVIGGNNPNCSISHISGNNTHGTIKVIGGNNPDGTISVIGRNNHDGTISVIGRNNADGTISVINGNNIDGTISVIVGNNTDGTINVIGGNNLDGTISVIGGNNPNGTISVIGVNNTDATINIIGGNNTDSRISVIGGNNTDGTISVIGRNNIDGTISVFCGNNSTISVIGGNNTDGIMSVISGINIYGTISVICGNNPDGTISVIGGNNPDCTISHISGNNTHGTIKVIGGNNPDGTISVIGRNNPDGTISVIGRNNADGTISVINGNNIDGTISVIVGNNTDGTINVIGGNNLDGTINVIGGNNPNGTDPAC; via the exons atggatacttcacgagtcag tgttattggacggaataatattgatggtaccatcagtgttttttgtgggaataaTAGTACCATCAGTGATATTGGAGGGAACAATACTGATGGTATCATCAGTGTTATTAGTGGGATTAATAtttatggtaccatcagtgttatttgcGGGAATAATCCTGATGGTACCATaaatgttattggtggcaataatccTAATTGTAGCATCAGTCATATTAGTGGGAATAATACTCATGGTACCATCAAGGTTATTGGCGGGAATAAtcctgatggtaccatcagtgttatagGTCGCAATAATcatgatggtaccattagtgttaTTGGTCGCAATAAtgctgatggtaccatcagcgTTATTAATggaaataatattgatggtaccattagtgttattgtggggaataatactgatggtactatcaatgttattggtggcaataatcttgatggtaccatcagtgttattggtgggaataatccTAATGGTAcaatcagtgttattggtgtcAATAATACCGATGCTACCATAAAtattattggtgggaataatactgatagtcgcatcagtgttattggtgggaataatactgatggtaccatcagtgttattggacggaataatattgatggtaccatcagtgttttttgtgggaataaTAGTACCATTAGTGTTATTGGAGGGAACAATACTGATGGTATCATGAGTGTTATTAGTGGGATTAATAtttatggtaccatcagtgttatttgcGGGAATAATCCTgatggtaccataagtgttattggtggcaataatcctgattgtaccatcagtcATATTAGTGGGAATAATACTCATGGTACCATCAAGGTTATTGGCGGGAATAAtcctgatggtaccatcagtgttatagGTCGCAATAAtcctgatggtaccattagtgttaTTGGTCGCAATAAtgctgatggtaccatcagcgTTATTAATggaaataatattgatggtaccattagtgttattgtggggaataatactgatggtaccatcaatgttattggtggcaataatcttgatggtaccatcaatgttattggtgggaataatccTAATggtactgatcctgcctgttga